In a genomic window of Platichthys flesus chromosome 24, fPlaFle2.1, whole genome shotgun sequence:
- the rpl34 gene encoding large ribosomal subunit protein eL34, producing MVQRLTYRRRLSYNTASNKTRLSRTPGNRIVYLYTKKVGKAPKSGCGICPGRLRGIRAVRPQVLMRLSKTKKHVSRAYGGSMCAKCVRDRIKRAFLIEEQKIVVKVLKAQAQSQKSK from the exons ATGGTGCAGCGCCTGACTTACCGCCGTAGGTTGTCCTACAACACTGCCTCCAACAAAACCAGACT GTCCCGGACACCAGGTAATCGCATCGTGTACCTGTACACCAAGAAGGTCGGCAAGGCGCCCAAGTCAGGATGTGGCATCTGCCCAGGAAGACTGCGTGGA ATTCGGGCTGTTAGACCTCAGGTTCTGATGAGACTCTCCAAGACCAAGAAGCACGTCAGCAGGGCCTACGGAGGCTCCATGTGCGCCAAGTGTGTCCGCGACAG GATCAAGCGTGCTTTCCTGATTGAGGAGCAGAAGATCGTCGTCAAGGTGCTGAAGGCACAGGCACAGAGCCAGAAATCTAAGtaa